From Phalacrocorax carbo chromosome 6, bPhaCar2.1, whole genome shotgun sequence, a single genomic window includes:
- the SELENOK gene encoding selenoprotein K: MRRPPAQAQRGGGQVTGQRPGPGAMVYISNGQILENQSRAPWRLSSIRDLFWSIADFVVLFFQSIIQPDLRRGSYTSSSYPGYNDGRGPPAHPRRRMGRINFWGGGPSPPPMAGGGUGR; encoded by the exons ATGCGCCGGCCGCCCGCGCAGGCGCAGCGGGGCGGAGGGCAGGTGACGGGGCAGCGCCCGGGACCCGGCGCCATGGTGTACATCTCCAACG GGCAAATTTTGGAGAACCAGAGCCGGGCTCCCTGGCGTTTGTCGTCTATAAGAGATCTCTTCTGGTCGATAGCAGATTTTGTGGTTCTGTT tttccagaGCATTATTCAACCAGATTTGAGAAGAGGCAGCTACACGTCTTCCTCCTATCCAGGATACAATGATGGAAGagg GCCTCCAGCACATCCTCGCCGTAGGATGGGCCGAATAAATTTCTGGGGTGGAGGCCCCAGTCCACCACCAATGGCTGGAGGTGGATGAGGAAGGTAA